CGTTCATGGCCTTGCTGCAGCCGCGCTTGTGGCGGCAGCGTTTGCAGACGGACGAAGTCGTGATCGAGGCGTTGCGCAAATGTAGCCAAGCGACGGCGCCAATCACGAGCGAGACGATCACGCTGCGCGCTCAGCGTGCGGGCCAGCACGGCCGCATCCGGCACCAGTAATTCTGCCGCGGCGGATGGCGTCGCGGCGCGCAAGTCGGCAACGAAATCGGCAATCGTGAAATCGATTTCGTGACCGATCGCGGCGATTACGGGGATCACGCTTGCATGAATCGCGCGCGCCACGGCTTCATCGTTGAACGCCCACAAATCTTCCAGCGAACCGCCGCCACGCGTGAGCAGCAGCACATCATGCCGGCCTGCCGCGGATGCCGCGCGCAGCATCGCGACTATCGCTGGCGGTGCCTCGCGGCCTTGCACCGGCACCGGCAGAATTTCGATCTGCGCGAGTGGGAAACGTCGCGCGATCACGCTGAGCACATCGCGAATCGCAGCACCGGTGGGTGAAGTGATTACGCCAATGCGGCGTGGCAATAGCGGCAACGGTTTTTTGTGCTCAGCGTCGAACAGACCCTCCGCATCTAGGCGTGCCTTGAGCTGCTCGAACTCGCGTTGCAGCGCGCCTTCGCCGGCTTCTTCGAGATGCTCGACCAGCAGCTGATATTCGCCGCGCCCTTCGTACAGGCTCACACGCGCACGCGCCAGCACACGCATGCCATCGACCGGACGAAAACGCAGGTAGGTGCTCTTCGGCTTGAACATCGCGCAGCGCACCTGCGCGCTCGGATCTTTCAAGGTGAAGTACAAATGACCGGATGCCGGGCGCGCAAAATTCGACAGCTCGCCTTCGATCCAGATCAGTGCGAAGGTATCTTCGAGCAGATCGCGCACATGCCGATTGAGCAGCATCGGCGTGAGAATTTCGCGCTCGGCGAACGTGGCAGAAACGGGCAGGGATTTCGACATGCCGGCACTGTAAAGGATCGCTGCGCAGACATGAAATCTGCGCAGGAAGTATCCCGTGGTTATTGGCCCGTCGATTTTTCCGAGGCGATGAATTGCGCAAGACCGGCCGCGCCGCGTTTGCGTATCGTGTTCTGCAACATCGGCGACCAGCCGAGCAGCAGGCCGGAAATACCGAGCGCCATGCGACTCCAGCGCCAAAGGTCGAAGCTGTCGTTGTGCTCGATGATTAGGCCGTCGCGAAACTGGAAGCGCGCGGAAATGATATTCAGCACCTTGCGCCCGCTGCCGGAAAACGTGTAACGCGCCTGCCAGTTGGCGCTGCCCGCATCGCCATCGCCACGCACGCTATCGTAGCTCACTTCGAGATCCTTGCCGCGCGTCGTCAGCATGCGCCACATCGCGCCGACCTCGGCGCCGCGCAGATCGAAAACCGGGTCGCGAAAATGCGCATCGGCATGGTAACAACGCGTCATCGCTGCACCATCGCGGCGCTGCAGCGCCTGATAAAAACTCTCGATCAGATCGGTATGGCTCGTGCTCATCGGATATTCCCCATTGCAGCGGATTGACGCATCGGCAGCACGATATAACAAGTGGCGCTACATCGCACGCCGATGATCTGCGATCATGGTCGCGATCCGATTTCGCAGAGGGCGCCACGTGCCGGAATATTTTCAACAACTCGAGCCGTGTGTCGTACGACTGCTCGAACGTATGGGTACCTCTGCGCTGGTGCTGGCCACGCCGCTTGGTCTGGGCAAATCGAATCATCTGCTGAACGCCTTGTATGCGCGCGCCGCAAACGATCCGCGGCTGAAATTGCATATCTACACGGCGTTGTCGCTGGCGCGCCCGAGACCCGGTTCGGATCTGGAAAAGCGTTTCCTTCAGCTGTTTCTGGATCGGCATTTTGGCAGTGATTATCCCGATCTCGCATACATCGGCGCGTTGCACACAAACTCCTTGCCGGTGAATGTGCGTGTCAGTGAGTTCTACCTGCAGTCCGGCGCGATGCTCGGCGTAAGCGCGGTTCAGCGCGATTACACCAGCATCAACTACACCCACGTCGCGCGCGCGATGGCCGAGGCCGAAGTGAATGTCATCGTGCATCTCGTCGCGCGCCGTAGTGGGCCGAATGGCGTGTCTTACAGCCTCAGCAGCAATCCGGATGTAACGCTGGATCTGCTCGACAAGATCGCCGCGTCCGGCAAACCACGGCCGCTGATGGTCGCGCAGGTGCATGATGATCTGCCGTTTCTCGGCGGTGACGCGGAAGTCGACGCGGATTTTTTCGATCTGCTGCTCGATGATCCGGCGTGCCATCACCAATTGTTTGCGTTGCCGCGTGAGCCGGTCGATGAGGTCGAATTTTCGCTTGGTCTGCATGCGAGCGCGTTGATCCGTGACGGCGGTACTTTGCAGATTGGTATCGGCGCGTTATCCGATGCGCTGATCTACGCGAGCGTACTGCGGCATCAGCAGAACGACGAATATCGCGCCGCATTACGTGTATTGCAAACCTGCGATTCGGTCAAGTTGATTGCGCAATACGGCGGCATGGAATCGTTCGCGCAAGGCTTGTATGGCGCCAGCGAAATGATCATGGACGGCTTCATGCTGCTGGCCAAGGCCGGCGTACTCAAGCGACGCGTCTATGATGATTTGCCGCTGCAGCGTGCATTGAATGGCGGTCTGATCGGCGAGATCTTGACCGATGATTCATTGCCGCGATTGCTCGCATGCGGCGCGGTCGCCGCGTTAATCGATCAGACCGAATTGACGCGTCTGCAACGCTTCGGCTTGCTGCCGCCGGAATGCCGGATCGACGGTCCGTTGTTGCATTTTGCGAATGGCGAAACGATCGGCATCGATCTGAATATCGAGCGTGATCGTATCGCGCTCGCGAAACATATGGTCGGACAAAAATTGCGCGGTGGTCATTACCTGCATGGCGCGTTTCATCTCGGCTCCAGCGATTTCTACGAGTGGCTGCGCAATCTCGAAGGTGAGGATTTTTCCGGTCTTGCGATGTCGCGGGTTTCACACGTCAACGAGTTGTACGGCGGTGCCGAAACCTTGCAGGTCGCGCAGCGTCGCGATGCACGTTTTTTCAATACCTGCATGATGCATACGCTGCTCGGTGCGGCGGTTTCCGATGCGCTGGAAAACGGCCAGGTAGTCAGCGGTGTCGGCGGGCAGTACAACTTCGTCGCGATGGCACACGCGCTCGACGACGGGCGCTCGGTGCTGATGTTGCGCAGCACGCGCCGCAGTCACGGCAAAATGCAATCCAACATCCTGTGGAACTACGGTCACACCACGATTCCGCGGCATCTGCGCGACATCGTGGTCAGCGAATACGGCATCGCCGATCTGCGCGGAAAATCGGATGAAGATTGCATCAAGGCGATGCTCGCGATCTGCGATTCGCGCTTTCAGGAT
The sequence above is drawn from the Pseudolysobacter antarcticus genome and encodes:
- the xseA gene encoding exodeoxyribonuclease VII large subunit, yielding MSKSLPVSATFAEREILTPMLLNRHVRDLLEDTFALIWIEGELSNFARPASGHLYFTLKDPSAQVRCAMFKPKSTYLRFRPVDGMRVLARARVSLYEGRGEYQLLVEHLEEAGEGALQREFEQLKARLDAEGLFDAEHKKPLPLLPRRIGVITSPTGAAIRDVLSVIARRFPLAQIEILPVPVQGREAPPAIVAMLRAASAAGRHDVLLLTRGGGSLEDLWAFNDEAVARAIHASVIPVIAAIGHEIDFTIADFVADLRAATPSAAAELLVPDAAVLARTLSAQRDRLARDWRRRLATFAQRLDHDFVRLQTLPPQARLQQGHERLQRLRQQLGAGNARNRDRNATRLQAVRLRLSLAHPARRVAQNQQVVSTLAMQLSAAAVRRIELHARHLAQLARTLNAVSPLATLDRGYAILIDRERGNVIRSVAQANNSNGITARLHDGELILRKI
- a CDS encoding acetyl-CoA hydrolase/transferase C-terminal domain-containing protein, translating into MPEYFQQLEPCVVRLLERMGTSALVLATPLGLGKSNHLLNALYARAANDPRLKLHIYTALSLARPRPGSDLEKRFLQLFLDRHFGSDYPDLAYIGALHTNSLPVNVRVSEFYLQSGAMLGVSAVQRDYTSINYTHVARAMAEAEVNVIVHLVARRSGPNGVSYSLSSNPDVTLDLLDKIAASGKPRPLMVAQVHDDLPFLGGDAEVDADFFDLLLDDPACHHQLFALPREPVDEVEFSLGLHASALIRDGGTLQIGIGALSDALIYASVLRHQQNDEYRAALRVLQTCDSVKLIAQYGGMESFAQGLYGASEMIMDGFMLLAKAGVLKRRVYDDLPLQRALNGGLIGEILTDDSLPRLLACGAVAALIDQTELTRLQRFGLLPPECRIDGPLLHFANGETIGIDLNIERDRIALAKHMVGQKLRGGHYLHGAFHLGSSDFYEWLRNLEGEDFSGLAMSRVSHVNELYGGAETLQVAQRRDARFFNTCMMHTLLGAAVSDALENGQVVSGVGGQYNFVAMAHALDDGRSVLMLRSTRRSHGKMQSNILWNYGHTTIPRHLRDIVVSEYGIADLRGKSDEDCIKAMLAICDSRFQDALIATAQNAGKLARDYRLPDSARQNSPQRLRAALQPFKARGLFPAFPSGCDFSVDELRLLPALQLLKKQTASAAQLPGLIGRALVHGQPTAEMAPLLQRMRLDRPHTFAEHVYRRLLTQALRASSSM
- a CDS encoding nuclear transport factor 2 family protein, yielding MSTSHTDLIESFYQALQRRDGAAMTRCYHADAHFRDPVFDLRGAEVGAMWRMLTTRGKDLEVSYDSVRGDGDAGSANWQARYTFSGSGRKVLNIISARFQFRDGLIIEHNDSFDLWRWSRMALGISGLLLGWSPMLQNTIRKRGAAGLAQFIASEKSTGQ